Part of the Candidatus Brocadia sinica JPN1 genome, CATTCAAATAAAACCCATCTGCCCCTTTTCAAACGGTTCCTCGTGCGGAGAAGAGGAATCAATTCAAACAAAATCTCTTTCGTTAAGTATAACCCCGGTAGTTCAACGTCAACCAATAGAAGAGGGGGAAGAAAAACTTGTGCAAGCCAAAGGACTGCCTGGTCAGGCACCCAGAGATATTCCACAAATTATAACCCGCATCAATGCGCTCCGAGGTACCATTCAACGCCAGCCCCAACCGGAACCGTCCAGATTTCCCAATTTTCCGGGATTCCTGGAGGCGATGGAAAGAAACGTGGGAGAGAATCTCTTTAACTACGGGCATCATTTGTATCAAATTTCGGTCTTGTATCCCGATCGTCCAGACCTGTTGAAGGAATCTTTTGCCAGGTACGCACTGGGACGAAACGTGCTGGAAACGGGATTCACCTTTGCCGGATTTGAGCCAGGCACAGCAGAAAAGCTGAGTCTGGGAACTGGCATTCTGTTTAAAGGAATCAACTTTCTCAGGGAAGGCGAGATTGTTCTCGACTTCCAGTTCGATATTGGTCATGGCCTGAAACTGGAAACTAACCTTGATCTGGCGGTAAATCCGGATGGGTATACAGAGGTCAGGAAAGTCGATGTCGGTCTGGGGGTAGTTGGACGCTTTTGAATGGGTGAATTATCATATGATTATTTTAAGAAAGGAGAAATATTATGAAAGAGAAACACATTGTCTTACGGACCACTCGTGAAGCTACTCGTGACGTATTCCTTGGACCACTCTTGCAACCACGGGGAGTCGAATCAATCCCCGCAGGATTGTCAGTCGAGGTCGAGGAGATTGACCGAGGTAAAATCCTAGCATTAACTCGCAATGCCGATGTCCTCGCTGTTGCTCCTTCTTTTCCGATGAGGCTGATTACTCCCTTTGAAGATCAAGCCATCGCAAGGCCTGCCGTCGGTGAAATTGCCTGGGGTGTAAAAGCTGTAGGGGCTGATACATCGCCTTTTACCGGAGATGGGGTCGTAGTTGCTGTACTCGATACGGGTATCGATGGTTCACATCCTGCATTTTCGGGCGTGAACATCGTTCAGAAGGACTTTACAGGCGAAGGCAACGGTGATCAGCATGGGCACGGTACGCATTGTGCCGGCACCATTTTTGGCAGAACAGTCGATGGCATACGAATAGGGGTTGCATCGGGAGTAAAGAATGCGCTGATTGGTAAGGTGCTTGGTGCGCAAGGTGGATCGAGTGAACAGATCGTCAGCGCTATCCAATGGGCCGTAGAGAATGGCGCCAATGTGATTTCCATGTCCCTGGGCATGGACTTCCCGGGCTAT contains:
- a CDS encoding S8 family peptidase; translation: MKEKHIVLRTTREATRDVFLGPLLQPRGVESIPAGLSVEVEEIDRGKILALTRNADVLAVAPSFPMRLITPFEDQAIARPAVGEIAWGVKAVGADTSPFTGDGVVVAVLDTGIDGSHPAFSGVNIVQKDFTGEGNGDQHGHGTHCAGTIFGRTVDGIRIGVASGVKNALIGKVLGAQGGSSEQIVSAIQWAVENGANVISMSLGMDFPGYVEWLKTQGFPSELATSRALEGYRENVQLFERLASLIRAQGAFLQATIIIAAAGNESRRDENPDFEIAVSPPAVAEGIISVAALGQGDNGFTVAAFSNTGANVSAPGVGVLSAKLGGGLSSKSGTSMATPHVAGVAALWAEKIKKTGVLTAWQLTSRLIGTAITDGLSGLDPFDIGAGLIRAPQG